A portion of the Parcubacteria group bacterium genome contains these proteins:
- the recR gene encoding recombination protein RecR, whose translation MSLIDRLSQQFSRFPGIGARQARRFVYFLLSADQAFADDLVRNIKRAREEVAQCSVCFRYFEMQNAKHQLCVLCGDESRDCSILLVVEKDADLEVVHKSGVYNGGYFVLNGRLPLSGEGKTLVRLPELRLRLEKEASRGLKEIVFALSANPEGDYTVLELKKALAPLVQKNNIFFSTLGRGLSTGTELEYSDEDTIKSALENRH comes from the coding sequence ATGTCTTTGATCGATAGGTTATCTCAGCAGTTCAGCAGGTTTCCCGGTATAGGGGCGCGGCAAGCGCGGCGGTTTGTGTATTTCCTGCTCTCAGCAGATCAGGCGTTTGCAGATGATCTGGTGCGAAATATAAAGAGAGCACGCGAGGAGGTTGCCCAGTGCTCGGTATGCTTTCGGTACTTTGAAATGCAGAATGCCAAACATCAGCTTTGCGTTCTATGTGGAGATGAGAGTCGAGACTGCTCGATTTTACTTGTTGTCGAAAAAGACGCTGACCTTGAGGTGGTGCACAAAAGCGGGGTATATAATGGCGGATATTTTGTACTCAACGGACGGCTACCCTTGAGTGGTGAAGGAAAGACATTAGTACGACTTCCCGAATTGCGTCTTCGCCTCGAAAAAGAGGCCTCGCGAGGCCTTAAGGAGATTGTATTTGCACTTTCAGCCAATCCCGAGGGAGATTACACAGTGCTTGAGCTCAAAAAAGCCCTCGCCCCCCTTGTCCAAAAAAATAACATATTCTTCTCAACTCTCGGACGTGGCCTCTCGACGGGGACAGAGCTCGAATATTCCGACGAGGATACAATAAAAAGCGCCCTAGAAAATCGCCACTAG
- the dnaB gene encoding replicative DNA helicase yields MAEQTTSSKNPSVRVPPQNIESERALLGSIMLRPEALFDVIDVVSPDSFYSTKHRIVFQAMLDLHAKREPVDLLSLSSRLLEKKQLEHVGGRTYLAELVEVVPTATNVKHYADIVQRKFILRELIGASDFIGDLGYDEATEPEELLDRAEKKIFGITGLSGSRKFTMLKDSLSEAWERLDKLHKSENKLRGVPTGYRELDTLLAGLQKSDLILLAARPSMGKTSLALDIARQSACRHGTPVGIFSLEMSSQQLVDRMLAAESRVDAWKLRTGKITSDDDFVKIQEALGRLSAAPIFIDDTPGNTVLQMRSVARRLVREHGLGLLVIDYLQLIHTSRPYESMVQQVTEISRSLKGLARELDVPILALSQLSRAVEQRRDKPRLSDLRDSGSLEQDSDVVMFIHRADKYKEDTEKTNIAEILIEKHRNGPTGKIELFFDEKRATFVSLEKEGGMSVRTQPPPGDAGDDAF; encoded by the coding sequence ATGGCCGAACAAACTACCTCCTCAAAAAACCCATCCGTTAGGGTTCCTCCGCAAAACATTGAAAGCGAGCGGGCGCTCTTGGGTTCGATTATGCTTCGTCCAGAGGCACTCTTTGATGTGATTGACGTTGTCTCCCCCGACTCCTTCTATTCGACAAAACATAGGATTGTCTTTCAGGCGATGCTAGATCTCCATGCGAAGCGGGAACCCGTTGATCTGCTGTCACTCTCCTCTCGTCTCTTAGAGAAAAAACAACTTGAGCATGTGGGCGGTCGCACGTATCTAGCAGAACTCGTTGAAGTGGTTCCCACTGCAACCAACGTCAAACATTATGCAGATATTGTTCAGCGCAAATTTATTCTGCGAGAACTTATCGGCGCTTCGGACTTCATAGGTGACCTCGGATACGATGAGGCGACTGAACCCGAAGAATTACTTGATCGTGCAGAAAAAAAGATTTTTGGTATAACAGGACTCTCTGGTTCCCGGAAATTTACCATGCTCAAAGACAGCTTGAGCGAAGCATGGGAACGACTTGATAAACTTCACAAATCGGAAAACAAGCTCCGTGGAGTCCCGACTGGTTATCGAGAACTAGACACTCTACTCGCGGGGCTTCAAAAGTCGGATCTCATCCTCCTTGCGGCGCGGCCAAGTATGGGTAAGACATCGCTCGCCCTTGATATTGCTCGACAGAGCGCGTGTCGGCACGGGACCCCCGTCGGTATCTTCTCCCTTGAAATGTCTTCACAGCAACTTGTGGACCGCATGCTTGCAGCAGAATCGCGTGTTGATGCGTGGAAGTTGCGTACGGGGAAAATTACAAGTGATGACGATTTTGTGAAGATCCAAGAAGCACTTGGACGTCTCTCTGCCGCCCCCATCTTCATTGATGACACTCCGGGCAACACCGTGCTTCAAATGCGCTCTGTCGCGAGGCGCCTTGTCCGTGAGCATGGGTTGGGTCTCCTTGTTATCGACTACCTACAGCTTATCCATACCTCGCGGCCATACGAGTCAATGGTTCAGCAGGTGACGGAGATCTCGCGCTCGCTCAAGGGACTCGCGCGTGAGCTTGATGTCCCAATACTTGCGCTATCGCAGCTTTCTCGCGCAGTCGAACAACGTCGTGACAAACCGAGGCTTTCTGACCTACGTGACTCAGGCTCATTGGAGCAAGACTCGGACGTGGTGATGTTTATTCACAGAGCTGACAAGTATAAAGAAGATACTGAAAAAACAAACATAGCCGAGATTTTAATAGAAAAACACCGAAATGGACCAACTGGCAAAATCGAGCTTTTCTTCGATGAGAAGAGGGCAACCTTTGTATCCCTTGAGAAAGAAGGTGGTATGTCAGTAAGAACCCAACCTCCGCCAGGCGACGCTGGTGATGATGCCTTCTAA